One window from the genome of Diospyros lotus cultivar Yz01 chromosome 11, ASM1463336v1, whole genome shotgun sequence encodes:
- the LOC127813016 gene encoding uncharacterized protein LOC127813016: MSNNIVSQPFPVPGKQMDPIPNKLEVPIPNMRLDMIGGMYDSAMQQFDISNKQMGLVEPISGNVPALNGPRGHMEQPVSSFGMQQFVMPNQQVGDMGAMSNNLGVQYISLPSKRTAMGEPMFSSPRGQRSLMPNKSVAQMEPMTGSLGFHQLISANRRSVQVISQSGNLGSEYTPVPNKKMARNESIPGRSGNKKLQTPKSRTTQMEPSPKGRTESFESVRSKMRESLASAFALVTQKQEKASNGEGKAENEVAMPLHQTRQECLVAESASAPANAIDHVSEDPSENLSSKESCPADKDNDGQSTLQVHFTDGRMENSAHSWNVGQEEHNTILPNEDVAFSDSFFVKDDLLQGNGLAWAFDVDVGLGETNETQIAKKPRLVNEMAGGEAIEEVVKSPQSLAFKIEAELFKLFGGVNKKYKEKGRSLLFNLKDRNNPELRERVMSGEISPERLCSMTAEELASKELSEWRMAKAEEMAQMVVLPDSDVDIRRLVKKTHKGEFQVEVEQDDGVSVEVSVGSSSLDRVQSKSKGRKAHPSAKADEIKDRRDVAEKSGSENQDPSCSLTIPNDGTDLMQGLMVDEFKDAEFLPPIVSLDEFMESLDSEPPFENLPEDGGKKSTASGKGSSRVGREDKASNLASKEPEDTVPQQSDKMDGKNTESELKLKSRGSPVVEPKPSPPTAASKGDMVWEGVLQLNVSAMVTVTGFYKSGEKTSTKEWPISLEIKGRVRLDAFEKFIQELHMSRSRAVMVVHFALKEEGSSDGDHANLTEAVHSYVLDERLGYAEPAPAVELYFCPPHQKTLEMLSKHLPKDHTDLLNSIDNGLIGIVVFRRAHLSSAFSPTSHHKHGSKRHQPFASRRHQDKYLTMNADYTSSPTPPAKSQPPVEDDDNDDDIPPGFGPAAARDEDDLPEFTFTGPSNPHPSRGRPGVGPLNRASLAPRPVEKIRELIHKYGQPGNNPVPTPGNVGAGLRTWDDDDDDDIPEWQPQPQPQPHIALQPPRPPVHDFRQSLPHYANQLPGVAMPVQTPVNMVQSRGPGWQQQGGRWVQPPGPHPLQHGNLVGQTGGRQFVGASPVLPAGQSGMEWRRSRGF, translated from the exons ATGTCCAACAATATTGTGTCGCAGCCATTCCCAGTACCAGGCAAGCAGATGGATCCCATTCCCAACAAGCTAGAAGTGCCAATACCAAACATGAGACTGGATATGATAGGTGGTATGTATGATAGTGCTATGCAGCAATTTGACATATCAAACAAGCAAATGGGACTGGTGGAACCCATTTCCGGCAATGTACCGGCATTAAATGGGCCAAGGGGACATATGGAGCAGCCGGTAAGCAGCTTTGGTATGCAGCAGTTTGTGATGCCAAATCAGCAGGTAGGTGATATGGGAGCCATGTCAAATAACCTGGGTGTGCAATATATATCATTACCCAGTAAGCGAACAGCCATGGGAGAACCCATGTTTAGTAGCCCTAGGGGACAGCGGTCCTTGATGCCAAACAAGAGTGTGGCCCAAATGGAGCCCATGACAGGAAGCCTGGGGTTTCACCAACTAATTTCAGCAAATAGAAGAAGTGTACAGGTAATTTCGCAGTCTGGCAATCTAGGTTCAGAATACACACCTGTaccaaataagaaaatggcaagGAATGAATCCATTCCTGGTAGATCTGGCAATAAGAAATTACAGACTCCAAAGAGTAGAACAACACAAATGGAACCGTCTCCCAAGGGTCGGACTGAGTCATTTGAATCTGTAAGGTCAAAGATGAGGGAATCATTAGCTTCTGCCTTTGCTTTGGTTACTCAGAAGCAAGAGAAAGCTTCAAATGGAGAAGGTAAAGCTGAGAATGAAGTTGCAATGCCTCTGCACCAAACACGGCAGGAGTGTCTGGTTGCTGAATCTGCTTCTGCACCTGCTAATGCTATTGACCATGTATCTGAAGATCCTTCTGAGAATTTATCCTCAAAAGAATCTTGTCCTGCAGATAAAGATAATGATGGACAAAGCACATTACAGGTACATTTTACTGATGGAAGAATGGAAAATTCTGCTCACAGTTGGAATGTTGGACAGGAAGAACATAATACTATCTTGCCCAATGAAGATGTTGCCTTTAGTGACAGTTTCTTTGTAAAAGATGACCTTTTACAGGGAAATGGACTCGCTTGGGCCTTTGATGTTGATGTAGGTCTGGGAGAAACAAATGAAACTCAAATTGCCAAAAAGCCAAGGTTGGTAAATGAGATGGCAGGTGGAGAAGCGATAGAGGAAGTGGTAAAATCTCCTCAAAGCTTGGCTTTTAAAATTGAAGCAGAACTTTTCAAATTATTTGGCGGTGTCAATAAGAAGTATAAAGAAAAGGGAAGGTCCCTgttgtttaatttaaaagatCGTAACAATCCAGAACTACGAGAAAGAGTTATGTCTGGTGAAATTTCCCCCGAACGTTTATGTTCAATGACTGCAGAAGAACTTGCTTCAAAGGAGCTTTCGGAGTGGCGTATGGCAAAGGCAGAAGAGATGGCACAAATGGTAGTTTTACCTGATTCAGATGTAGACATAAGGCGTCTggtgaagaaaacacacaagGGTGAATTTCAAGTGGAGGTTGAACAGGATGATGGTGTCTCAGTGGAGGTATCAGTTGGATCAAGTTCGCTTGATAGGGTTCAATCAAAGAGCAAGGGAAGAAAAGCTCACCCCTCCGCCAAAGCTGATGAAATCAAAGACAGACGAGACGTAGCTGAGAAGAGTGGTTCAGAAAATCAAGATCCATCATGTAGCCTTACCATTCCAAATGATGGGACAGATTTAATGCAAGGTCTGATGGTTGATGAATTCAAGGATGCAGAATTCCTTCCTCCTATTGTCTCCCTTGATGAGTTCATGGAATCTCTTGATTCAGAACCTCCATTTGAGAATTTACCTGAGGATGGTGGGAAGAAGTCGACGGCCTCAGGCAAGGGAAGCTCAAGGGTTGGCCGTGAAGATAAGGCATCTAATCTAGCTTCTAAAGAGCCAGAGGACACAGTCCCACAACAGTCTGATAAGATGGATGGTAAAAACACTGAATCTGAACTGAAGTTGAAATCAAGGGGAAGTCCTGTGGTAGAACCAAAACCTTCTCCTCCAACTGCTGCATCTAAAGGTGATATGGTCTGGGAAGGGGTCCTTCAGCTTAATGTATCAGCGATGGTAACAGTCACTGGATTTTATAAAAG TGGTGAGAAAACATCAACAAAAGAGTGGCCAATTTCCCTTGAGATAAAAGGCAGAGTCAGACTGGATGCGTTCGAGAAATTTATTCAAGAGCTTCACATGTCTAGAAGCCGTGCAGTGATG GTTGTTCACTTTGCTTTGAAGGAGGAGGGATCTTCAGACGGCGACCATGCAAATCTAACCGAG GCTGTTCATTCTTACGTTTTGGACGAGAGATTGGGCTACGCCGAGCCAGCCCCCGCCGTTGAGCTCTATTTCTGCCCTCCCCACCAAAAAACACTCGAAATGCTTAGCAAACACCTCCCCAAGGACCACACGGACCTCCTTAATTCTATAGACAATGGCCTAATTGGCATCGTTGTATTCAGAAGAGCTCATTTAAGTTCCGCTTTCTCCCCCACTTCGCACCACAAACACGGCTCCAAAAGGCACCAGCCCTTCGCGTCTAGGCGACACCAAGACAAATACTTGACTATGAATGCAGACTATACATCTTCCCCCACCCCACCTGCCAAATCTCAACCACCCGTAGAGGATGATGACAACGACGACGATATTCCTCCCGGGTTTGGCCCTGCTGCTGCCCGGGATGAGGATGACCTCCCAGAGTTTACATTCACCGGCCCCTCCAATCCCCATCCGTCCCGGGGGCGCCCGGGCGTGGGTCCTTTGAACCGAGCCTCCTTGGCTCCGAGGCCTGTAGAGAAAATTAGAGAGCTTATACACAAATATGGGCAGCCTGGGAACAATCCCGTTCCCACTCCGGGGAATGTTGGGGCTGGGCTAAGGACGTGGGATGATGACGACGACGATGATATCCCAGAGTGGCAGCCCCAGCCCCAGCCCCAGCCTCACATTGCTTTGCAACCTCCCCGGCCTCCCGTCCATGACTTCCGGCAGTCACTGCCGCATTACGCTAACCAACTTCCGGGGGTAGCAATGCCAGTGCAGACTCCGGTTAACATGGTACAAAGTAGAGGTCCGGGCTGGCAGCAGCAGGGTGGTAGGTGGGTGCAGCCGCCGGGTCCCCACCCCCTACAGCATGGCAATTTAGTTGGCCAGACCGGCGGTAGACAGTTCGTTGGAGCTTCGCCGGTGCTGCCGGCAGGGCAGTCCGGCATGGAGTGGAGACGAAGCAGGGGTTTTTGA
- the LOC127813580 gene encoding E3 ubiquitin-protein ligase At1g63170-like yields the protein MAILLLGLLRERKIENSPLSMERVETLNDPEHIVNVRSSSVASSSGPSHDTNGLETLQHEDQFSLGVRNPVFQTSLSSSNELNSRNSSLVRRGDRHGRRRRSPLNSGLWISIELVLTISQILAAVIVLFFSRHEHPHAPLGGWIMGYASGCVATLPLLYWRWHYRNQTSEQESSQPRQISTSSNSSVVSVSTVSALSSTQTLEGEGQSTGAAPRGAGAQGVRIPNPRLKALVEYFKMALDCFFALWFVVGNVWIFGGHSSSSEAPNLYKLCIVFLSISCIGYAMPFILCATICCCLPCIISVLGFREDLTQNRGATPESINSLPTYKFKIKKTKNSNGRETNSGTGDGGVVAVGTEKERALSGEDAVCCICLAKYANNDELRELPCSHFFHKDCVDKWLKINSMCPLCKGDVGESAVSSLSGPNTTSLLQGESRADMA from the exons ATGGCCATTCTCTTACTAGGACTCCTTCGTGAAAGAAAGATTGAGAATTCCCCATTGTCAATGGAGCGAGTGGAAACCCTCAATGATCCTGAACACATTGTTAATGTAAGAAGCAGCAGCGTGGCATCCTCATCTGGCCCATCCCATGACACAAATGGCTTGGAGACCCTGCAACATGAAGACCAATTTTCTTTGGGTGTGAGAAACCCAGTTTTTCaaacttctctttcttcttccaatgaaTTGAACTCAAGGAACTCATCACTCGTTAGAAGAGGGGACAGGCATGGTCGTCGTCGCAGGAGTCCATTAAATTCTGGGTTATGGATATCTATTGAATTGGTCCTAACAATTAGCCAGATTCTTGCTGCTGtcattgttttgtttttttcaagaCATGAACATCCACACGCCCCTTTAGGTGGGTGGATTATGGGTTATGCATCAGGATGTGTTGCAACACTTCCTCTTCTTTATTGGAGATGGCATTACCGCAACCAGACTTCAGAACAAGAGTCATCTCAGCCCCGTCAGATTTCTACTTCGAGCAACTCTTCGGTCGTCTCTGTATCCACCGTGTCTGCCCTTTCCAGTACACAGACTTTAGAGGGGGAAGGCCAGTCCACAGGCGCAGCACCAAGAGGTGCAGGTGCCCAAGGTGTGAGAATACCAAATCCAAG ACTTAAGGCACTTGTGGAATACTTCAAGATGGCTTTAGATTGCTTCTTCGCTCTGTGGTTTGTGGTTGGCAATGTTTGGATTTTTGGCGGGCACTCTTCTTCCTCTGAAGCTCCCAACTTGTACAA GTTGTGTATAGTGTTTCTCTCCATTAGCTGTATTGGCTATGCAATGCCATTTATTCTGTGTGCCACAATTTGTTGCTGCCTCCCTTGTATAATCTCTGTCCTGGGCTTCAGAGAAGATCTAACTCAAAATAGAGGGGCCACACCAGAATCAATCAATTCTTTGCCAACCTACAAGTTCAAgattaagaaaacaaaaaacagcaATGGTAGAGAAACCAACTCTGGTACTGGTGATGGTGGGGTTGTTGCCGTCGGGACAGAGAAGGAACGTGCGCTATCAGGGGAAGATGCG GTTTGCTGCATTTGCTTGGCAAAGTATGCAAACAATGACGAGCTGAGGGAGTTGCCATGTTCTCATTTCTTCCACAAGGACTGTGTGGACAAGTGGTTGAAGATCAATTCGATGTGTCCCCTTTGCAAGGGTGATGTTGGTGAGAGCGCTGTGAGTTCGCTTTCCGGACCAAATACCACCAGCCTGCTACAGGGTGAAAGCAGGGCAGACATGGCTTAG